A window of the Kosakonia radicincitans DSM 16656 genome harbors these coding sequences:
- the potD gene encoding spermidine/putrescine ABC transporter substrate-binding protein PotD — protein sequence MKKWSRHLLAAGALALGMSAAHADDNKTLYFYNWTEYVPPGLLEQFTKETGIKVIYSTYESNETMYAKLKTYKDGAYDLVVPSTYFVDKMRKEGMIQKIDKTKLTNFHNLDPQMLNKPFDPNNDYSIPYIWGATAIGVNSEAIDPKSVTRWADLWKPEYKGSLLLTDDAREVFQMALRKLGYSGNTTDPKEIEAAYKELQKLMPNVAAFNSDNPANPYMEGEVNLGMVWNGSAYVARQAGTPLEVVWPQEGGIFWMDSLSIPANAKNVDGALKLINFLLRPDIARQVAETIGYPTPNLAARKLLKPEVANDKSLYPDAETLSKGEWQNDVGSASAIYEEYYQKLKAGR from the coding sequence ATGAAAAAATGGTCACGCCACCTGCTCGCAGCGGGCGCTCTCGCCCTCGGCATGAGCGCTGCGCACGCGGACGACAACAAAACGCTCTACTTCTACAACTGGACCGAGTATGTGCCGCCAGGCCTGCTGGAACAGTTCACCAAAGAGACAGGCATCAAGGTTATCTATTCGACTTACGAATCGAATGAAACTATGTACGCCAAGCTCAAAACCTATAAAGACGGTGCTTACGATCTGGTGGTGCCATCCACCTACTTCGTCGACAAAATGCGCAAAGAGGGCATGATTCAGAAGATCGATAAAACGAAGCTGACCAACTTCCACAACCTCGATCCGCAAATGCTCAACAAACCGTTCGATCCGAACAATGATTACTCGATCCCTTATATCTGGGGCGCAACCGCTATCGGTGTTAACAGCGAAGCTATCGATCCAAAGAGCGTCACCCGCTGGGCCGATCTGTGGAAACCCGAATACAAAGGCAGCCTGCTGCTGACCGACGATGCACGCGAAGTGTTCCAGATGGCGCTACGCAAGCTCGGTTACTCCGGCAACACCACCGATCCGAAAGAGATTGAAGCGGCGTATAAAGAGCTGCAAAAGCTGATGCCGAATGTGGCGGCCTTCAACTCCGACAATCCGGCGAACCCGTATATGGAAGGGGAAGTAAACCTCGGCATGGTATGGAACGGCTCGGCGTATGTAGCTCGTCAGGCCGGTACACCGCTGGAAGTGGTATGGCCGCAGGAAGGAGGTATCTTCTGGATGGACAGCCTGTCGATTCCGGCCAATGCGAAAAACGTCGACGGCGCGCTGAAGTTGATCAACTTCCTGCTGCGCCCGGACATTGCCAGACAGGTGGCGGAAACCATCGGTTACCCGACGCCGAACCTTGCCGCGCGTAAGCTGCTAAAACCGGAAGTGGCGAACGACAAATCGCTTTACCCGGATGCGGAAACCCTCAGCAAAGGCGAATGGCAAAATGATGTTGGCAGCGCCAGCGCCATTTATGAAGAGTATTACCAGAAGTTAAAAGCCGGGCGTTAA
- a CDS encoding NAD-dependent succinate-semialdehyde dehydrogenase has protein sequence MAYVTTNPYTGEVVKTFPDATDAEVNGAIERSHRAFSEWKNVSFAQRGAILQNAANLLRQQKDEFAQLLTLEMGKLISEARAEVELSAQIFEYYVHNAEKLLAPEILPVANPEEATAKIVHEPLGVLLAIEPWNFPYYQIARIIAPQLSAGNTILLKHASNVPQSAARFERLMKEAGLPDGGFINLYAARHHIELILNDPRVQGVALTGSEGAGATVAQQAAKALKKSTLELGGADAFIVLADADIEKAAKWGVFGRHWNGGQVCVSSKRMIVVDEVYDQFVDHYIKGVAALRAGDPLDENTTLAPLSSQQAADEVKEKISLAIAHGAQALEVGPKVPERGAFVQPTILTNVTPDNPAYYMEFFGPVSMIFRAKNEDDAVRIANDSPFGLGGSVFTRDTAHGEALASRISTGMVYINHPTRVKADLPFGGVRRSGYGRELTGLGIKEFVNHKLISVVDIDADF, from the coding sequence ATGGCATATGTCACAACAAACCCGTACACCGGCGAAGTCGTTAAGACGTTCCCGGATGCCACCGATGCTGAAGTTAATGGCGCGATAGAACGATCGCACCGTGCTTTTAGCGAGTGGAAAAATGTTTCATTTGCACAGCGCGGCGCGATTTTACAGAACGCAGCCAACCTGTTACGCCAGCAAAAAGATGAATTTGCGCAGTTGCTTACGCTTGAAATGGGCAAGCTGATTTCAGAAGCGCGAGCGGAAGTGGAACTGTCGGCACAAATTTTTGAATACTACGTGCATAATGCCGAAAAACTTCTGGCGCCGGAGATCCTGCCGGTGGCAAACCCGGAAGAAGCCACGGCGAAAATTGTGCATGAACCGCTGGGAGTGCTGCTGGCGATCGAGCCGTGGAATTTCCCGTACTATCAAATCGCCCGCATCATTGCTCCGCAACTCTCCGCCGGTAACACCATCCTGTTAAAACATGCGTCGAATGTTCCGCAAAGTGCCGCGCGGTTTGAGCGCCTGATGAAAGAGGCCGGTCTACCTGACGGCGGATTTATCAATCTCTACGCAGCCCGTCACCATATCGAACTGATCCTTAATGACCCGCGGGTACAGGGTGTGGCGTTAACCGGTTCTGAGGGCGCGGGTGCCACCGTTGCTCAGCAAGCGGCGAAGGCGCTGAAAAAATCCACGCTGGAACTTGGCGGGGCCGATGCGTTTATCGTGCTTGCCGATGCCGATATCGAAAAAGCGGCGAAGTGGGGCGTATTTGGTCGCCACTGGAATGGCGGGCAAGTTTGCGTCTCATCGAAACGCATGATCGTTGTTGATGAGGTGTATGACCAGTTTGTTGACCATTACATCAAAGGTGTTGCCGCGTTGCGGGCGGGCGATCCGCTGGATGAAAACACAACGCTGGCACCGCTCTCATCGCAACAGGCCGCTGACGAAGTTAAAGAGAAAATCAGCCTGGCCATTGCGCATGGCGCACAGGCGCTGGAAGTTGGACCGAAAGTCCCGGAACGCGGGGCATTTGTGCAGCCGACGATCCTGACCAATGTGACGCCAGACAATCCGGCCTACTATATGGAGTTCTTCGGCCCCGTGTCGATGATCTTCAGAGCCAAAAACGAAGACGACGCGGTGCGGATTGCCAATGACTCGCCGTTTGGCCTTGGCGGTTCTGTCTTTACCCGCGATACCGCGCACGGTGAAGCGCTGGCCAGTCGCATCTCTACTGGCATGGTGTATATCAACCATCCCACGCGTGTTAAAGCCGATCTCCCGTTTGGCGGGGTCCGCCGTTCCGGTTATGGCCGCGAATTAACCGGGCTGGGGATTAAAGAGTTCGTCAACCATAAGCTGATTTCGGTTGTCGATATTGATGCCGATTTTTAA
- a CDS encoding ATP-binding protein: MPSGKTRRFNSLSFKILLAFITGVLLSIALLILLGMVVKERLPGMDLTDYTRALARQLQFDAHGQPIGFREGADYPLWIYSSLEEELAYRVLDADGKVVLMSPGAQHWPPLPQLTAPVAGDFKFQLQGAEYGGTSDPYFMEGKRWFIQVSASSRIIDFLHRGFALPFIRFGIELFSLVLLVVFGLCAWVTLAWSLRPLRQASAGAATISPRSLDARLPTAGVPTEISPLIDSFNQALARLETGFRNQQDFLAKAAHELKTPLTLIRAEVELMSDCAEARELLLARVEHLSRQVQQLLILAEASEPLSYHFAPVDVADVARDSARFLQRIAEEARVNLTLSFRHVAVVWNADRGALFTLLKNLMENAIQHAPAGSDVHIEIHAQAITLRDWGPGVIGDELPLLFTRFWRGAHRRDSGAGLGLAICQEIAVAHGWSLTAENVQPGLRLRLCVTGE, translated from the coding sequence ATGCCATCCGGGAAAACACGCCGCTTTAACAGCCTGTCGTTCAAGATCTTACTGGCCTTTATCACCGGCGTGCTGCTCAGCATTGCGCTGCTGATCCTGCTCGGTATGGTGGTGAAAGAGCGTTTGCCGGGAATGGATCTGACTGATTACACCCGGGCGTTAGCCCGCCAGTTGCAATTTGATGCTCACGGTCAGCCGATCGGTTTTCGTGAAGGGGCTGATTATCCGCTGTGGATCTACAGCAGCCTCGAAGAGGAACTGGCATACCGGGTGCTGGATGCCGACGGGAAAGTGGTATTGATGTCGCCGGGCGCACAGCACTGGCCGCCGCTACCGCAACTTACTGCGCCGGTTGCGGGCGACTTCAAGTTTCAATTGCAGGGCGCGGAATATGGCGGTACCAGCGATCCCTATTTCATGGAGGGAAAGCGCTGGTTTATCCAGGTGAGCGCCAGTTCGCGGATTATCGATTTTTTGCACCGTGGATTTGCCCTGCCGTTTATTCGTTTTGGTATTGAGCTGTTCAGTCTGGTGCTGTTGGTGGTGTTCGGTTTGTGCGCCTGGGTGACGCTGGCCTGGTCGCTGCGACCGTTGCGACAGGCATCCGCCGGAGCCGCCACGATCTCGCCGCGCTCGCTGGATGCCCGTTTGCCAACGGCGGGTGTTCCCACGGAGATTTCGCCGCTGATCGACAGTTTTAACCAGGCATTAGCCCGGCTGGAGACGGGGTTTCGCAATCAGCAGGATTTTCTGGCGAAGGCCGCCCATGAGCTGAAGACGCCGCTGACGCTGATTCGCGCTGAAGTGGAATTGATGAGCGACTGTGCCGAGGCCCGCGAACTGCTGCTGGCTCGCGTGGAACATCTTTCCCGCCAGGTACAGCAACTGCTGATCCTCGCGGAGGCCAGCGAGCCGCTGAGCTACCACTTCGCGCCGGTTGATGTGGCGGATGTCGCCCGCGATAGCGCGCGATTTCTGCAGCGCATTGCCGAAGAGGCGCGCGTCAATCTGACGCTGAGCTTCAGGCATGTTGCCGTGGTGTGGAATGCCGATCGCGGCGCATTGTTCACCCTGCTGAAAAACCTGATGGAAAACGCGATCCAGCATGCGCCTGCGGGCAGCGACGTGCATATAGAAATTCATGCGCAGGCCATCACGCTTCGCGATTGGGGGCCGGGTGTTATCGGGGACGAACTGCCTTTATTGTTCACGCGCTTTTGGCGCGGCGCACACCGGCGCGATAGCGGCGCCGGGCTGGGGCTGGCGATCTGCCAGGAAATTGCCGTGGCTCATGGCTGGTCGCTGACGGCAGAAAACGTGCAACCCGGTCTGCGGCTGAGGTTGTGTGTGACGGGGGAGTGA
- a CDS encoding response regulator transcription factor, with translation MSRILLIEDHDHLARLIGKGLGAAGIATDIVGRGDAAWHAIQQVAYQGLVLDRGLPDGDGLQLLQRLRQAQVVTPCLILTARDALHDRVEGLEAGADDYLAKPFAMEELVARVRALLRRPAESQTLKPMWGDITLLPESAVMCCGQQNVPLAPAELQIMLTLIRKQGSIVRRNSMEAAGWGLSDAVTPNALDVVLYRLRRKLLAIGSRLQIVNIRGLGYAIRENTPL, from the coding sequence ATGAGCCGAATACTGTTAATAGAAGATCATGACCATCTGGCGCGCCTGATCGGTAAAGGGCTGGGCGCCGCCGGGATCGCCACGGATATCGTCGGTCGCGGCGATGCCGCCTGGCATGCCATACAGCAAGTGGCTTACCAGGGGCTGGTGCTCGATCGGGGATTGCCGGATGGCGACGGTTTGCAGTTATTGCAGCGCCTGCGCCAGGCGCAGGTTGTCACGCCGTGCCTGATCCTGACCGCCCGCGATGCGTTGCACGATCGTGTCGAAGGGCTGGAGGCCGGAGCCGATGATTATCTGGCCAAACCCTTTGCCATGGAGGAGCTGGTGGCTCGTGTGCGGGCATTATTACGTCGTCCCGCCGAAAGCCAGACCCTGAAGCCAATGTGGGGCGATATCACTTTATTGCCGGAATCGGCGGTCATGTGCTGCGGGCAGCAGAATGTCCCGCTGGCTCCCGCTGAGCTACAGATCATGCTGACGTTGATCCGTAAGCAGGGCAGCATTGTGCGCCGCAACAGTATGGAGGCGGCCGGGTGGGGGCTGAGCGATGCCGTTACGCCGAACGCCCTCGATGTTGTTTTGTATCGGCTGCGCCGCAAACTGCTGGCGATTGGCTCCCGTTTGCAGATTGTGAATATCAGGGGGCTGGGCTATGCCATCCGGGAAAACACGCCGCTTTAA
- a CDS encoding MipA/OmpV family protein: MVVVPHRIIAASLLSLSFSALADDATTWGLGVGVASTQKPYTGIDREYTPLPVLHIENRYFRFLGTTAEVKLPAWQWSETQRLNAGLIARYDGAGYASDDAEILRGMDKRKGGVWAGVNVEWQNPLVNIFTDWSHDISGNSNGQRLRLGAERSWQWGDVTLTPRVVANRYDSNYVNYYYGVRSDEARAWRPAWQGDAALNTEIGLNGRWQFSTHQLLMVDVQATLLASEIKDSPLVDRTNENRFFVSYLYDF; this comes from the coding sequence ATGGTTGTTGTGCCGCACCGCATTATTGCTGCCAGTTTGCTGTCTCTCTCATTTTCCGCCCTTGCCGATGACGCCACCACCTGGGGGCTGGGCGTCGGCGTTGCCAGCACGCAAAAACCCTATACCGGGATCGACCGCGAATACACGCCGCTGCCGGTACTGCATATCGAAAACCGTTATTTCCGCTTTTTAGGCACCACTGCTGAAGTGAAATTACCTGCCTGGCAGTGGAGTGAAACCCAACGGCTAAATGCCGGTCTAATAGCCCGCTATGATGGCGCAGGCTACGCCTCCGACGATGCCGAAATTCTGCGTGGGATGGATAAGCGCAAAGGCGGCGTGTGGGCTGGCGTCAACGTGGAGTGGCAGAACCCGCTGGTGAATATTTTCACCGACTGGTCGCACGATATCTCCGGTAACAGCAACGGGCAACGCCTGCGTCTTGGCGCGGAGCGTAGCTGGCAGTGGGGCGATGTGACCCTGACGCCGCGTGTTGTGGCGAACCGTTACGACAGCAATTATGTGAATTATTACTATGGCGTGCGCAGCGATGAAGCCCGCGCCTGGCGACCTGCCTGGCAGGGGGACGCCGCGCTGAACACGGAAATTGGCCTCAATGGCCGCTGGCAGTTCAGCACTCACCAGTTGTTGATGGTGGATGTGCAGGCGACGCTGCTGGCATCAGAAATTAAGGATAGCCCGCTGGTGGACAGGACCAACGAAAACCGATTTTTTGTGAGTTATCTCTACGACTTCTGA
- the cobB gene encoding Sir2 family NAD+-dependent deacetylase, whose product MQSRRLHRLSRFRRNKRRQRERLRQRIFFRDRVVPELMEKPRVVVLTGAGISAESGIRTFRAADGLWEEHHVEDVATPEGFARNPQLVQTFYNDRRRQLQLPEIVPNAAHLALAKLEQALGDRFLLITQNIDNLHERAGNKNIIHMHGELLKVRCSQSGQVLEWTGDVTREDKCHCCQFPAPLRPHVVWFGEMPLGMDEIYSALAMADVFIAIGTSGHVYPAAGFVHEAKLQGAHTVELNLEPSQVGSEFEEKHYGLASEVVPEFVEKLLKGL is encoded by the coding sequence ATGCAATCGCGTCGTTTACATCGTCTCAGCCGTTTTCGCCGTAACAAACGCCGCCAGCGCGAGCGGTTACGCCAGCGAATTTTCTTCAGAGACAGAGTGGTACCGGAACTGATGGAAAAACCAAGAGTCGTCGTCCTGACCGGAGCGGGCATTTCTGCCGAATCCGGCATTCGTACTTTTCGCGCCGCCGACGGGCTGTGGGAAGAGCATCATGTGGAAGATGTGGCAACGCCGGAAGGTTTTGCCCGCAACCCGCAGCTGGTGCAGACTTTTTATAACGATCGTCGTCGGCAGTTGCAATTGCCGGAGATTGTGCCGAACGCCGCGCACCTGGCGCTGGCGAAGCTGGAGCAGGCGCTGGGCGATCGTTTCCTGCTGATCACGCAAAATATCGATAACCTACATGAGCGCGCCGGCAACAAAAACATTATCCATATGCACGGTGAGCTACTGAAAGTGCGCTGCTCGCAGAGCGGGCAGGTGCTGGAGTGGACCGGCGATGTCACGCGTGAAGATAAATGTCACTGCTGCCAGTTCCCCGCGCCGCTGCGCCCGCATGTGGTGTGGTTTGGCGAGATGCCGCTGGGCATGGATGAAATTTACAGCGCGCTGGCGATGGCCGATGTCTTTATCGCCATTGGCACATCCGGGCATGTTTACCCGGCTGCCGGGTTTGTCCACGAAGCGAAACTACAGGGCGCGCACACCGTTGAGCTGAACCTTGAACCGAGCCAGGTCGGCAGCGAGTTCGAAGAGAAGCACTATGGGCTGGCAAGCGAAGTGGTGCCAGAGTTTGTGGAAAAATTGCTGAAAGGGCTGTAA
- the nagK gene encoding N-acetylglucosamine kinase, with product MNYGFDIGGSKIALGVFDAERRLQWEKRVATPHDSYDAFLRAITGLVAEADERFGSKGSVGVGIPGMPETADGTLYASNLPAASGQPLRTDLSALLARDVRIDNDANCFTLSEAWDDEFRDYPLVMGLILGTGMGGGLVVNGKSVTGRRFITGEFGHIRLPVDALGLMGFDFPLTRCGCGKIGCIENYLSGRGFAWLYQYFYHQSLSAPEIISHWEQGEAKARAHVERYVDLLAVCLGNILTIVDPDLLVIGGGLSNFSALTRLLPERIAPHLLPAGDVPRIERARHGDAGGMRGAAFLHLTD from the coding sequence ATGAATTACGGATTTGATATCGGCGGCAGTAAAATCGCGTTAGGCGTCTTTGACGCTGAGCGACGCTTACAGTGGGAAAAGCGCGTCGCCACGCCCCACGACAGTTACGACGCGTTTTTGCGCGCCATCACCGGGCTGGTTGCCGAAGCGGATGAACGCTTCGGTAGCAAAGGCAGCGTCGGCGTCGGTATTCCTGGTATGCCAGAGACCGCCGACGGTACGCTGTATGCCTCCAACCTTCCTGCCGCCAGCGGTCAGCCGCTGCGCACCGATCTCAGCGCTCTGCTTGCGCGGGATGTGCGTATCGATAACGATGCCAACTGCTTTACCCTCTCAGAAGCCTGGGATGATGAATTCCGCGACTATCCGCTGGTGATGGGGTTGATCCTCGGCACTGGCATGGGCGGCGGGCTGGTGGTGAACGGGAAATCGGTGACCGGGCGTCGTTTTATTACCGGAGAATTTGGTCATATTCGCCTGCCGGTGGATGCGCTGGGGCTGATGGGTTTTGACTTTCCGTTAACCCGCTGCGGCTGCGGCAAAATTGGCTGCATTGAGAACTATCTCTCGGGACGCGGTTTTGCGTGGCTGTATCAGTACTTCTACCATCAATCGTTGTCAGCGCCGGAAATCATTTCGCACTGGGAGCAGGGCGAGGCGAAAGCGCGGGCCCATGTTGAGCGCTATGTGGATTTACTGGCGGTGTGTCTGGGCAATATTCTGACCATTGTCGATCCCGATCTGCTGGTGATCGGCGGTGGTTTATCAAACTTCAGCGCACTGACCCGGCTGTTGCCGGAACGCATTGCGCCGCATCTGCTGCCGGCAGGCGATGTCCCGCGTATTGAACGTGCTCGCCACGGCGATGCGGGCGGCATGCGCGGCGCGGCCTTCCTTCACTTAACTGATTAA
- the lolE gene encoding lipoprotein-releasing ABC transporter permease subunit LolE produces MALPLSLLIGLRFSRGRRRGGMVSLISVISTVGIALGVAVLIVGLSAMNGFERELNNRILAVVPHGEIEPVNQPWNDWDTALEKVKKVPGIAAAAPYINFTGLVESGANLRAIQVKGVDPAQESELSALPKFVQGDAWQNFRAGEQQIILGKGVADALKVKQGDWVSIMIPNSDDAHKLLQPKRVRLHVTGILQLSGQLDHSYAMIPMADAQQYLEMGSSITGIDIKVNDVFNANKLVRDAGSVTNNYVYIKSWIGKYGYMYRDIQMIRAIMYLAMVLVIGVACFNIVSTLVMAVKDKSGDIAVLRTLGAKDGLIRAVFVWYGLLAGLLGSLCGVVIGVIVALQLTPIINVIEKIIGHQFLSGDIYFIDFLPSELHPLDVVYVLVTALLLSLLASWYPARRASNIDPARVLSGQ; encoded by the coding sequence ATGGCGCTGCCTCTGTCGTTATTGATTGGTCTGCGCTTTAGCCGCGGTCGCCGTCGCGGCGGAATGGTGTCGCTGATTTCGGTGATCTCCACTGTCGGTATCGCGCTGGGTGTGGCGGTGTTGATCGTCGGTTTAAGCGCGATGAACGGTTTCGAGCGCGAGTTGAACAACCGCATTCTGGCGGTGGTGCCGCACGGCGAGATCGAGCCGGTGAATCAGCCGTGGAACGACTGGGACACGGCGCTGGAAAAAGTGAAAAAAGTTCCCGGCATTGCTGCCGCTGCGCCCTATATTAATTTTACCGGGCTGGTAGAAAGTGGGGCGAATTTGCGCGCCATCCAGGTGAAAGGCGTTGATCCGGCGCAGGAGAGCGAGCTGAGCGCGCTGCCGAAATTTGTGCAGGGCGATGCCTGGCAGAATTTCCGTGCCGGTGAGCAGCAAATCATTCTCGGCAAAGGCGTTGCCGATGCGCTAAAAGTGAAGCAGGGCGACTGGGTATCGATCATGATCCCCAACTCGGACGACGCGCACAAACTGCTGCAACCGAAACGCGTGCGTCTGCACGTAACCGGGATTTTACAGCTCAGCGGCCAGCTTGATCACAGCTATGCCATGATCCCGATGGCGGATGCGCAGCAGTATCTGGAGATGGGCAGCAGCATTACCGGTATCGACATCAAAGTGAATGATGTGTTTAACGCCAATAAGCTGGTGCGCGATGCGGGCAGCGTCACGAACAACTATGTCTATATCAAAAGCTGGATCGGCAAGTACGGCTATATGTACCGCGACATCCAGATGATCCGCGCCATTATGTATCTGGCGATGGTGCTGGTGATTGGCGTGGCCTGTTTTAATATTGTCTCGACACTGGTGATGGCGGTAAAAGACAAAAGCGGCGACATTGCCGTGCTGCGCACGCTGGGGGCGAAAGATGGCCTGATCCGCGCCGTGTTTGTCTGGTACGGGCTGCTGGCCGGGCTGCTGGGCAGCCTCTGCGGCGTGGTGATTGGTGTTATTGTGGCGCTGCAACTGACACCGATTATCAACGTGATTGAGAAGATTATTGGTCATCAGTTCCTGTCGGGGGATATCTACTTTATCGATTTCCTGCCGTCAGAGTTACACCCGCTGGATGTGGTGTACGTGCTGGTGACGGCGTTACTTCTGAGCCTGCTGGCGAGCTGGTATCCGGCGCGCCGGGCGAGCAATATTGATCCGGCAAGAGTACTGAGCGGGCAGTAA
- the lolD gene encoding lipoprotein-releasing ABC transporter ATP-binding protein LolD, whose translation MNKILLQCDNLCKRYQEGSVQTDVLHNVSFSMGEGELMAIVGSSGSGKSTLLHLLGGLDTPTSGDVIFRDRPMSKLSSAAKAELRNRELGFIYQFHHLLPDFTALENVAMPLLIGKKKPAEIDARAREMLRAVGLEHRASHRPSELSGGERQRVAIARALVNNPRLVLADEPTGNLDARNADSIFALLGELNQAQGTAFLVVTHDLQLAKRMNRQLEMRDGHLSADVTLMGAD comes from the coding sequence ATGAATAAAATCCTGTTGCAATGCGACAACCTGTGCAAACGCTATCAGGAAGGCAGTGTGCAAACCGACGTGCTGCACAATGTCAGCTTTAGCATGGGTGAAGGGGAGTTGATGGCGATCGTCGGTAGCTCCGGTTCCGGGAAGAGTACGCTGCTGCATCTGCTGGGTGGGCTGGATACCCCGACCTCCGGCGATGTCATTTTCCGCGATCGGCCGATGAGCAAGCTCTCATCGGCGGCGAAAGCAGAGCTGCGCAACCGCGAACTCGGCTTTATCTACCAGTTTCACCATCTGCTGCCCGATTTTACCGCGCTGGAAAACGTGGCTATGCCGCTCCTCATCGGGAAAAAGAAACCGGCGGAAATTGATGCCCGTGCGCGGGAAATGCTGCGCGCCGTTGGGCTTGAGCATCGCGCCAGTCACCGTCCTTCTGAGCTTTCCGGCGGTGAACGCCAGCGCGTTGCTATCGCGCGCGCGCTGGTGAACAATCCGCGTCTGGTGCTGGCAGATGAACCGACCGGTAATCTCGATGCCCGCAACGCCGACAGTATCTTTGCGCTGCTGGGGGAACTGAATCAGGCGCAGGGCACCGCCTTTCTGGTGGTGACGCACGATCTGCAACTGGCGAAGCGTATGAATCGCCAACTGGAGATGCGCGACGGCCACCTGAGCGCCGATGTGACGCTGATGGGGGCAGATTAA
- the lolC gene encoding lipoprotein-releasing ABC transporter permease subunit LolC: protein MYQPVTLFIGLRYMRGRAADRFGRFVSWLSTIGITLGVMALVTVLSVMNGFERELQNNILGLMPQATLTAQNGSLNPQQLPASAVKLQGVTRIAPLTTGDVVLQSARSVAVGVMLGIDPAQKDPLTPYLVNVKQSDLQAGKYNIILGEQLAGQLGVNRGDQIRVMVPSASQFTPMGRLPSQRLFTVIGTFAANSEVDEYQMLVNIDDASRLMRYPVGNITGWRLWLNEPLKVDVLSQQTLPEGTKWQDWRDRKGELFQAVSMEKNMMGLLLSLIVAVAAFNIITSLGLMVMEKQGEVAILQTQGLTPRQIMAIFMVQGASAGIIGALLGAVLGALLASQLNNLMPIIGALLDGAALPVAIEPLQVVGIALVAMAIALLSTLYPSWRAAATQPAEALRYE, encoded by the coding sequence ATGTACCAGCCTGTCACTCTTTTCATAGGTCTGCGCTATATGCGTGGACGCGCAGCGGACCGCTTTGGCCGCTTTGTTTCCTGGCTATCAACCATTGGCATTACGCTCGGCGTCATGGCGCTGGTGACCGTGTTATCAGTGATGAATGGCTTCGAACGCGAGCTGCAAAACAACATTCTTGGGTTAATGCCGCAGGCCACACTCACCGCGCAAAACGGCTCCCTCAATCCGCAACAACTTCCTGCCAGCGCCGTGAAATTGCAGGGCGTAACGCGTATTGCGCCGCTGACTACCGGCGATGTCGTACTGCAAAGCGCGCGCAGTGTGGCGGTCGGCGTGATGCTGGGGATCGATCCGGCGCAGAAGGATCCACTGACGCCGTATCTGGTGAACGTTAAACAGAGCGACCTGCAGGCGGGCAAATACAACATCATCCTCGGTGAACAACTGGCCGGGCAATTAGGCGTTAATCGCGGCGATCAGATCCGCGTGATGGTGCCCTCCGCCAGCCAGTTCACCCCAATGGGGCGTCTGCCGAGCCAGCGTCTGTTCACCGTGATCGGTACTTTCGCCGCCAACAGCGAAGTGGATGAATATCAAATGCTGGTGAACATTGACGATGCGTCGCGGTTGATGCGTTACCCGGTGGGTAACATTACCGGCTGGCGCTTGTGGCTCAACGAGCCGCTGAAAGTGGACGTACTGAGCCAGCAAACGCTGCCGGAAGGCACAAAATGGCAGGACTGGCGCGATCGCAAAGGCGAATTGTTCCAGGCCGTGAGCATGGAAAAGAACATGATGGGGCTGCTGCTGAGCCTGATTGTCGCCGTTGCGGCGTTTAATATCATCACCTCGCTGGGCCTGATGGTGATGGAGAAACAGGGCGAGGTGGCGATCCTGCAAACCCAGGGGCTGACGCCGCGCCAGATTATGGCGATCTTTATGGTGCAGGGAGCCAGCGCCGGGATCATTGGCGCGCTGCTTGGTGCCGTGCTTGGCGCGCTGCTTGCCAGCCAGCTCAATAATCTGATGCCGATTATCGGCGCGCTGCTCGACGGCGCGGCGCTGCCGGTGGCAATTGAGCCGCTGCAGGTCGTGGGTATTGCGCTGGTGGCGATGGCCATCGCGCTGCTTTCAACGCTTTATCCTTCCTGGCGCGCTGCCGCCACTCAACCCGCTGAGGCTTTACGTTATGAATAA